A genome region from Populus alba chromosome 3, ASM523922v2, whole genome shotgun sequence includes the following:
- the LOC118037906 gene encoding uncharacterized protein isoform X3: MEVESLLIDDKCQMHIVADPGQTVGCISNEGSSSGLLQSRNKEAGPDKLNARLEVPDNWWHHAVIFCNETVPSLAPSLSESHFNQSGSFGECSHSSDKLVAGGSTLSVVTTKPDFSKLKGEICLDNLSIKELHETFKATFGRETTVKDKQWLKRRISMGLTNSCDVSVTSFIIKDNKLVKKGNEEISNCMDGSYAEDPPIGNRKDSPTSLVSQLDYHQVVPEKIRLENPNLDDNSGSDDHQTEQRAAKRVRKPTKRYIEELSEVESKESNGRLMNLAKNPEHGLISLKSHVRLVRNVPLDGRTVVTRLDSLGGYGIQVPCVSRVRRSRPRKNFMALLKFNPSGMGMGATLVKKSLGDHSFPPDDGKESRVLKASFTPEHVHHQKLNPSGMGMEATLVKKALGDHSFPPDDGKESRVLKASSTPEHVHHKFIGVPEKDKQFSVMRAIGLGHNTELKCINSSRDSDDNVVTVPTPKGGIRRKHHRAWTLSEVTKLVEGVSRYGAGRWSEIKRLAFASYSYRTSVDLKDKWRNLLKASLAQTPQDNGMNSRKSTGAMPIPAPILLKVRELAEMQAQVLPNLSSTKIAGSTRKNVHEKQTGFL; the protein is encoded by the exons ATGGAGGTAGAGAGTCTGCTTATAGATGACAAATGTCAAATGCATATCGTTGCAGACCCTGGGCAGACTGTAGGGTGCATTTCCAATGAAGGATCTTCCTCTG GTTTGTTGCAATCTAGGAACAAAGAAGCTGGTCCAGATAAATTGAATGCAAGGCTTGAG GTACCTGATAATTGGTGGCACCATGCTGTAATATTTTGTAAT GAAACTGTCCCTTCTCTGGCACCAAGTTTGAGTGAAAGCCATTTTAATCAATCTGGGAGTTTTGGGGAGTGCTCTCATTCTTCAGATAAACTGGTTGCTGGTGGGTCAACTTTGTCTGTTGTTACTACAAAACCTGATTTTTCCAAGTTGAAGGGGGAAATATGCCTGGACAATCTATCAATAAAAGAACTTCATGAAACTTTTAAAGCAACATTTGGGCGAGAAACTACTGTCAAGGATAAGCAATGGCTTAAGAGAAGGATTTCCATGGGATTGACAAATTCTTGTGATGTTTCGGTGActtcttttataattaaagaTAACAAATTGGTTAAGAAAGGGAATGAAGAAATCTCTAATTGTATGGATGGTTCCTATGCTGAGGACCCACCAATTGGCAACCGGAAAGACTCACCAACTAGCCTTGTTAGCCAATTGGATTATCATCAAGTTGTACCTGAAAAGATTAGACTGGAAAATCCCAACTTAGATGACAATTCTGGAAGTGATGATCATCAAACAGAACAGAGAGCTGCTAAAAGAGTTCGGAAGCCCACAAAGCGATATATCGAAGAACTTTCAGAAGTGGAGTCCAAAGAGTCTAATGgaagattaatgaatttggCTAAAAATCCTGAACATGGACTGATATCCCTAAAATCTCATGTTAGGCTGGTTAGAAATGTCCCTTTAGATGGGAGAACTGTTGTTACAAGGCTGGATTCTCTTGGAGGATATGGGATTCAGGTTCCATGTGTTTCTCGGGTTCGAAGAAGCCGTCCAAGGAAAAATTTCATGGCTCTTTTG AAATTCAATCCAAGTGGCATGGGCATGGGAGCTACGTTGGTAAAGAAATCCCTTGGTGATCATAGTTTTCCACCAGATGATGGGAAGGAGAGCAGAGTCTTGAAAGCCAGCTTTACCCCTGAACATGTTCATCATCAG AAATTGAATCCCAGTGGCATGGGCATGGAAGCTACGTTGGTAAAGAAAGCCCTTGGTGATCATAGTTTTCCACCAGATGATGGGAAGGAGAGCAGAGTCTTGAAAGCCAGCTCTACCCCTGAACATGTTCATCATAag TTTATAGGTGTGCCAGAGAAAGATAAGCAGTTCTCAGTGATGAGAGCGATTGGCTTGGGACATAACACGGAGCTGAAATGCATTAATTCATCTAGGGATTCAGATGACAATGTAGTTACTGTTCCTACACCTAAAGGTGGAATTAGAAGGAAACATCATCGAGCTTGGACTCTCTCTGAGGTGACGAAGCTGGTTGAGGGTGTCTCTAGGTATGGAGCTGGAAGGTGGTCTGAGATCAAACGACTTGCATTTGCATCCTATTCATACCGCACCTCTGTTGATCTCAAG GACAAGTGGAGGAATTTGCTGAAAGCCAGCTTGGCACAGACACCTCAAGATAATGGA ATGAATTCCCGGAAAAGTACTGGTGCAATGCCCATTCCTGCTCCAATTTTGTTAAAAGTGAGAGAGCTCGCGGAGATGCAAGCACAGGTTCTGCCAAATCTTAGCTCGACCAAGATTGCTGGGAGTACTAGAAAAAACGTACATGAAAAACAAACGGGGTTCTTGTAG
- the LOC118038022 gene encoding uncharacterized protein isoform X2, with amino-acid sequence MATALPSTTFCQTSFTFPSQNPPCKVKSPSLIFRTKSHGLIRCSAKKKISFVDQILDYIEGGPKLRKWYGAPDLLPKDGSDAEDEDELPEENGVRDAVLVTDGDSEIGQMIILTLIVKKARVKALVKDKRTAMEAFGAYVESMAGDASSKPFLKKALRGVRAIICPNLSVYRGSGGIQALMKNNARKLAEQDESTLVSSGIPYTIIRVGMLQDTPGGTQGFSFEKGSAEKGSLSKEDAAFICVEALDVVPQLGFTFEAVNGEEKVSDWKERLTRLMEKSEQKHP; translated from the exons ATGGCCACCGCTCTTCCTTCAACTACTTTTTGCCAAACTTCTTTCACTTTCCCTTCTCAGAATCCACCATGCAAAGTTAAGAGTCCATCTCTCATATTCCGTACCAAAAGTCATGGCCTTATTCGTTGTTCAGCCAAGAAGAAAATAAGCTTCGTGGATCAAATTCTTGATTACATTGAAG GGGGGCCCAAGTTAAGGAAATGGTACGGGGCACCTGATCTTCTGCCAAAAGATGGATCTGATGcggaagatgaagatgaattgCCAG AGGAGAATGGAGTCCGAGACGCAGTTCTGGTCACAGATGGAGATAGCGAGATTGGTCAG ATGATAATATTGACATTGATTGTAAAAAAAGCTCGAGTTAAAGCATTGGTGAAGGATAAGCGGACTGCCATGGAAGCTTTTGGAGCTTATGTTGAG TCAATGGCAGGAGATGCAAGTAGCAAGCCATTCCTTAAGAAAGCTCTGAGAGGTGTTCGTGCAATTATCTGCCCAAAT TTATCTGTATATAGAGGTAGCGGTGGCATACAAGCTCTCATGAAAAACAATGCAAGAAAATTGGCTGAGCAAGATGAATCAACGCTCGTATCCTCGGGAATTCCTTACACCATCATCAGAGTTGGCATGTTGCAAGATACACCTGGTGGCACACAAGGTTTCAGctttgaaaag GGTAGTGCAGAGAAGGGGAGTCTTAGCAAAGAGGATGCTGCCTTCATCTGTGTGGAAGCTCTTGACGTCGTCCCTCAATTAGGGTTTACATTCGAG GCGGTCAACGGAGAAGAGAAGGTTTCAGATTGGAAAGAGCGTTTAACCAGATTGATGGAGAAATCAGAGCAGAAGCATCCTTGA
- the LOC118037906 gene encoding uncharacterized protein isoform X2, whose protein sequence is METVVEVEGNDEAKLKECGIRNSTSSLSSPKQISDPVVYKLVRLEGDGRIVPATDDELMEVESLLIDDKCQMHIVADPGQTVGCISNEGSSSGLLQSRNKEAGPDKLNARLEETVPSLAPSLSESHFNQSGSFGECSHSSDKLVAGGSTLSVVTTKPDFSKLKGEICLDNLSIKELHETFKATFGRETTVKDKQWLKRRISMGLTNSCDVSVTSFIIKDNKLVKKGNEEISNCMDGSYAEDPPIGNRKDSPTSLVSQLDYHQVVPEKIRLENPNLDDNSGSDDHQTEQRAAKRVRKPTKRYIEELSEVESKESNGRLMNLAKNPEHGLISLKSHVRLVRNVPLDGRTVVTRLDSLGGYGIQVPCVSRVRRSRPRKNFMALLKFNPSGMGMGATLVKKSLGDHSFPPDDGKESRVLKASFTPEHVHHQKLNPSGMGMEATLVKKALGDHSFPPDDGKESRVLKASSTPEHVHHKFIGVPEKDKQFSVMRAIGLGHNTELKCINSSRDSDDNVVTVPTPKGGIRRKHHRAWTLSEVTKLVEGVSRYGAGRWSEIKRLAFASYSYRTSVDLKDKWRNLLKASLAQTPQDNGMNSRKSTGAMPIPAPILLKVRELAEMQAQVLPNLSSTKIAGSTRKNVHEKQTGFL, encoded by the exons ATGGAAACAGTGGTTGAAGTTGAGGGGAATGATGAAGCTAAGCTCAAGGAGTGTGGGATTCGTAACAGTACTTCGTCCTTGTCTTCGCCCAAGCAGATTTCCGACCCAGTTGTATACAAGCTTGTTCgg TTGGAAGGAGATGGGAGAATAGTACCTGCAACAGATGATGAATTAATGGAGGTAGAGAGTCTGCTTATAGATGACAAATGTCAAATGCATATCGTTGCAGACCCTGGGCAGACTGTAGGGTGCATTTCCAATGAAGGATCTTCCTCTG GTTTGTTGCAATCTAGGAACAAAGAAGCTGGTCCAGATAAATTGAATGCAAGGCTTGAG GAAACTGTCCCTTCTCTGGCACCAAGTTTGAGTGAAAGCCATTTTAATCAATCTGGGAGTTTTGGGGAGTGCTCTCATTCTTCAGATAAACTGGTTGCTGGTGGGTCAACTTTGTCTGTTGTTACTACAAAACCTGATTTTTCCAAGTTGAAGGGGGAAATATGCCTGGACAATCTATCAATAAAAGAACTTCATGAAACTTTTAAAGCAACATTTGGGCGAGAAACTACTGTCAAGGATAAGCAATGGCTTAAGAGAAGGATTTCCATGGGATTGACAAATTCTTGTGATGTTTCGGTGActtcttttataattaaagaTAACAAATTGGTTAAGAAAGGGAATGAAGAAATCTCTAATTGTATGGATGGTTCCTATGCTGAGGACCCACCAATTGGCAACCGGAAAGACTCACCAACTAGCCTTGTTAGCCAATTGGATTATCATCAAGTTGTACCTGAAAAGATTAGACTGGAAAATCCCAACTTAGATGACAATTCTGGAAGTGATGATCATCAAACAGAACAGAGAGCTGCTAAAAGAGTTCGGAAGCCCACAAAGCGATATATCGAAGAACTTTCAGAAGTGGAGTCCAAAGAGTCTAATGgaagattaatgaatttggCTAAAAATCCTGAACATGGACTGATATCCCTAAAATCTCATGTTAGGCTGGTTAGAAATGTCCCTTTAGATGGGAGAACTGTTGTTACAAGGCTGGATTCTCTTGGAGGATATGGGATTCAGGTTCCATGTGTTTCTCGGGTTCGAAGAAGCCGTCCAAGGAAAAATTTCATGGCTCTTTTG AAATTCAATCCAAGTGGCATGGGCATGGGAGCTACGTTGGTAAAGAAATCCCTTGGTGATCATAGTTTTCCACCAGATGATGGGAAGGAGAGCAGAGTCTTGAAAGCCAGCTTTACCCCTGAACATGTTCATCATCAG AAATTGAATCCCAGTGGCATGGGCATGGAAGCTACGTTGGTAAAGAAAGCCCTTGGTGATCATAGTTTTCCACCAGATGATGGGAAGGAGAGCAGAGTCTTGAAAGCCAGCTCTACCCCTGAACATGTTCATCATAag TTTATAGGTGTGCCAGAGAAAGATAAGCAGTTCTCAGTGATGAGAGCGATTGGCTTGGGACATAACACGGAGCTGAAATGCATTAATTCATCTAGGGATTCAGATGACAATGTAGTTACTGTTCCTACACCTAAAGGTGGAATTAGAAGGAAACATCATCGAGCTTGGACTCTCTCTGAGGTGACGAAGCTGGTTGAGGGTGTCTCTAGGTATGGAGCTGGAAGGTGGTCTGAGATCAAACGACTTGCATTTGCATCCTATTCATACCGCACCTCTGTTGATCTCAAG GACAAGTGGAGGAATTTGCTGAAAGCCAGCTTGGCACAGACACCTCAAGATAATGGA ATGAATTCCCGGAAAAGTACTGGTGCAATGCCCATTCCTGCTCCAATTTTGTTAAAAGTGAGAGAGCTCGCGGAGATGCAAGCACAGGTTCTGCCAAATCTTAGCTCGACCAAGATTGCTGGGAGTACTAGAAAAAACGTACATGAAAAACAAACGGGGTTCTTGTAG
- the LOC118038022 gene encoding uncharacterized protein isoform X1, whose amino-acid sequence MATALPSTTFCQTSFTFPSQNPPCKVKSPSLIFRTKSHGLIRCSAKKKISFVDQILDYIEGGPKLRKWYGAPDLLPKDGSDAEDEDELPEENGVRDAVLVTDGDSEIGQMIILTLIVKKARVKALVKDKRTAMEAFGAYVESMAGDASSKPFLKKALRGVRAIICPNEGFLSNGGDLQGVKHVILLSQLSVYRGSGGIQALMKNNARKLAEQDESTLVSSGIPYTIIRVGMLQDTPGGTQGFSFEKGSAEKGSLSKEDAAFICVEALDVVPQLGFTFEAVNGEEKVSDWKERLTRLMEKSEQKHP is encoded by the exons ATGGCCACCGCTCTTCCTTCAACTACTTTTTGCCAAACTTCTTTCACTTTCCCTTCTCAGAATCCACCATGCAAAGTTAAGAGTCCATCTCTCATATTCCGTACCAAAAGTCATGGCCTTATTCGTTGTTCAGCCAAGAAGAAAATAAGCTTCGTGGATCAAATTCTTGATTACATTGAAG GGGGGCCCAAGTTAAGGAAATGGTACGGGGCACCTGATCTTCTGCCAAAAGATGGATCTGATGcggaagatgaagatgaattgCCAG AGGAGAATGGAGTCCGAGACGCAGTTCTGGTCACAGATGGAGATAGCGAGATTGGTCAG ATGATAATATTGACATTGATTGTAAAAAAAGCTCGAGTTAAAGCATTGGTGAAGGATAAGCGGACTGCCATGGAAGCTTTTGGAGCTTATGTTGAG TCAATGGCAGGAGATGCAAGTAGCAAGCCATTCCTTAAGAAAGCTCTGAGAGGTGTTCGTGCAATTATCTGCCCAAAT GAAGGCTTCCTGTCTAATGGCGGGGACTTGCAAGGTGTAAAACATGTAATCCTCTTGTCCCAG TTATCTGTATATAGAGGTAGCGGTGGCATACAAGCTCTCATGAAAAACAATGCAAGAAAATTGGCTGAGCAAGATGAATCAACGCTCGTATCCTCGGGAATTCCTTACACCATCATCAGAGTTGGCATGTTGCAAGATACACCTGGTGGCACACAAGGTTTCAGctttgaaaag GGTAGTGCAGAGAAGGGGAGTCTTAGCAAAGAGGATGCTGCCTTCATCTGTGTGGAAGCTCTTGACGTCGTCCCTCAATTAGGGTTTACATTCGAG GCGGTCAACGGAGAAGAGAAGGTTTCAGATTGGAAAGAGCGTTTAACCAGATTGATGGAGAAATCAGAGCAGAAGCATCCTTGA
- the LOC118037906 gene encoding uncharacterized protein isoform X1 produces the protein METVVEVEGNDEAKLKECGIRNSTSSLSSPKQISDPVVYKLVRLEGDGRIVPATDDELMEVESLLIDDKCQMHIVADPGQTVGCISNEGSSSGLLQSRNKEAGPDKLNARLEVPDNWWHHAVIFCNETVPSLAPSLSESHFNQSGSFGECSHSSDKLVAGGSTLSVVTTKPDFSKLKGEICLDNLSIKELHETFKATFGRETTVKDKQWLKRRISMGLTNSCDVSVTSFIIKDNKLVKKGNEEISNCMDGSYAEDPPIGNRKDSPTSLVSQLDYHQVVPEKIRLENPNLDDNSGSDDHQTEQRAAKRVRKPTKRYIEELSEVESKESNGRLMNLAKNPEHGLISLKSHVRLVRNVPLDGRTVVTRLDSLGGYGIQVPCVSRVRRSRPRKNFMALLKFNPSGMGMGATLVKKSLGDHSFPPDDGKESRVLKASFTPEHVHHQKLNPSGMGMEATLVKKALGDHSFPPDDGKESRVLKASSTPEHVHHKFIGVPEKDKQFSVMRAIGLGHNTELKCINSSRDSDDNVVTVPTPKGGIRRKHHRAWTLSEVTKLVEGVSRYGAGRWSEIKRLAFASYSYRTSVDLKDKWRNLLKASLAQTPQDNGMNSRKSTGAMPIPAPILLKVRELAEMQAQVLPNLSSTKIAGSTRKNVHEKQTGFL, from the exons ATGGAAACAGTGGTTGAAGTTGAGGGGAATGATGAAGCTAAGCTCAAGGAGTGTGGGATTCGTAACAGTACTTCGTCCTTGTCTTCGCCCAAGCAGATTTCCGACCCAGTTGTATACAAGCTTGTTCgg TTGGAAGGAGATGGGAGAATAGTACCTGCAACAGATGATGAATTAATGGAGGTAGAGAGTCTGCTTATAGATGACAAATGTCAAATGCATATCGTTGCAGACCCTGGGCAGACTGTAGGGTGCATTTCCAATGAAGGATCTTCCTCTG GTTTGTTGCAATCTAGGAACAAAGAAGCTGGTCCAGATAAATTGAATGCAAGGCTTGAG GTACCTGATAATTGGTGGCACCATGCTGTAATATTTTGTAAT GAAACTGTCCCTTCTCTGGCACCAAGTTTGAGTGAAAGCCATTTTAATCAATCTGGGAGTTTTGGGGAGTGCTCTCATTCTTCAGATAAACTGGTTGCTGGTGGGTCAACTTTGTCTGTTGTTACTACAAAACCTGATTTTTCCAAGTTGAAGGGGGAAATATGCCTGGACAATCTATCAATAAAAGAACTTCATGAAACTTTTAAAGCAACATTTGGGCGAGAAACTACTGTCAAGGATAAGCAATGGCTTAAGAGAAGGATTTCCATGGGATTGACAAATTCTTGTGATGTTTCGGTGActtcttttataattaaagaTAACAAATTGGTTAAGAAAGGGAATGAAGAAATCTCTAATTGTATGGATGGTTCCTATGCTGAGGACCCACCAATTGGCAACCGGAAAGACTCACCAACTAGCCTTGTTAGCCAATTGGATTATCATCAAGTTGTACCTGAAAAGATTAGACTGGAAAATCCCAACTTAGATGACAATTCTGGAAGTGATGATCATCAAACAGAACAGAGAGCTGCTAAAAGAGTTCGGAAGCCCACAAAGCGATATATCGAAGAACTTTCAGAAGTGGAGTCCAAAGAGTCTAATGgaagattaatgaatttggCTAAAAATCCTGAACATGGACTGATATCCCTAAAATCTCATGTTAGGCTGGTTAGAAATGTCCCTTTAGATGGGAGAACTGTTGTTACAAGGCTGGATTCTCTTGGAGGATATGGGATTCAGGTTCCATGTGTTTCTCGGGTTCGAAGAAGCCGTCCAAGGAAAAATTTCATGGCTCTTTTG AAATTCAATCCAAGTGGCATGGGCATGGGAGCTACGTTGGTAAAGAAATCCCTTGGTGATCATAGTTTTCCACCAGATGATGGGAAGGAGAGCAGAGTCTTGAAAGCCAGCTTTACCCCTGAACATGTTCATCATCAG AAATTGAATCCCAGTGGCATGGGCATGGAAGCTACGTTGGTAAAGAAAGCCCTTGGTGATCATAGTTTTCCACCAGATGATGGGAAGGAGAGCAGAGTCTTGAAAGCCAGCTCTACCCCTGAACATGTTCATCATAag TTTATAGGTGTGCCAGAGAAAGATAAGCAGTTCTCAGTGATGAGAGCGATTGGCTTGGGACATAACACGGAGCTGAAATGCATTAATTCATCTAGGGATTCAGATGACAATGTAGTTACTGTTCCTACACCTAAAGGTGGAATTAGAAGGAAACATCATCGAGCTTGGACTCTCTCTGAGGTGACGAAGCTGGTTGAGGGTGTCTCTAGGTATGGAGCTGGAAGGTGGTCTGAGATCAAACGACTTGCATTTGCATCCTATTCATACCGCACCTCTGTTGATCTCAAG GACAAGTGGAGGAATTTGCTGAAAGCCAGCTTGGCACAGACACCTCAAGATAATGGA ATGAATTCCCGGAAAAGTACTGGTGCAATGCCCATTCCTGCTCCAATTTTGTTAAAAGTGAGAGAGCTCGCGGAGATGCAAGCACAGGTTCTGCCAAATCTTAGCTCGACCAAGATTGCTGGGAGTACTAGAAAAAACGTACATGAAAAACAAACGGGGTTCTTGTAG